The DNA sequence GTACGGGATTTGCATTAGGATTCTTGACCTGGCTCAATTTTGACCCGAACCCCAAAACGCCTAAAAACCTACAGCGAGCGCGAACATGATTCTGCATAGAATGAATTCTGCCGATATGACTCATCCCGCCTATTCTTCCAATGCATCGGGTGCCGCGAGCGCGCAAGACTTGCGAGCACGCTGTTCCGCCTGTGGCATGCACCAGCTCTGCCTCCCTACGGGGCTCGGCTCGACCGAAATGGACAAGCTGGAAAAGATCATTGGGCGCCGTCGCCGCATCCCGCGCGATGGCCACCTGTATCGCGTCGGCGACCCCTTTACCAACCTGTACGCGATCCGCCTCGGCCATTTCAAGACACACCAAATCAATCCCAGCGGCGACCAGCAGATCACCGGCTTTCAGATGGCCGGGGAACTGTTAGGAATGGATGCCATCAGCACCGATCGTCACCACTGCAACGCCGTGGCGCTGGAAGACAGCGAGGTGTGCGAGATCCCGTTCGCGCGGCTGGAAAGCCTGTTTGCCGAAATTCCGACGCTGCTGCATCACTTTCACCGGATGATGAGCCAGGAAATTACGCGTGAACAAAGCGTCATGCTTTTGCTGGGCAACATGCGGGCGGAACAACGCTTCGCCGCCTTCCTCAGCAATCTGTCATCACGTTATTCCGCACGCGGCTATTCTTCCACCAGCTTCCAGTTGCGCATGACACGCGAGGAAATCGGCAATTATCTCGGCCTGACCATCGAAAGCATCAGCCGATTGTTATCTAAATTCAAGAAGCGCGGCTGGATCAAGGTCAGCAACCGTGAACTGGAACTGCTCGAACCGAACACGCTAAAGGCAGTCGCCGCCGGCACCCTGAGCTGCGCATGATGCGCTTGGGCCTGCGGACAACGCTTAGAGATAAAAAAACCGGGCGCAAGGCCCGGTTTTTTTAGAAACATCAGAAGGGTGGTCGGCGTTCACTCGGCACACCGACCAGATAACAAGTCAGCATGCTGGCCAGTGCACAAAACATCCAGAAACAGAAAAATCCTACGGTATACGCTGCCATCGGACTTACGTCTAGATGAACTCCGAGCATTCCCAGGTCACGCGGATCAAATAGCGAAAAGAAAAAACCTTCCGCGACAATCGCGACCAAAAAAGACGGCCACAAGACGACCATCATCAACCGCGCCATCAAACCACCCTCCTTTCGGCTTCGTCTTTATAAAACGCCATATCAGACTGGCATTCTCGCGTCTCTTTTCTCATTATTGAGAATCGATTTTGATAATCGAGAACGCTCCCTGATACGATATTCGATTTCAAGCCGATCTGCACGCGGCGCGCCAATCCTCATCCTTCGGCGGGCGCGAGGTCAGGCGACAACACGACATCATGCTGTTTTGGCCATGTCCAGACGCCGGTCAGGCGCCAGTCGCGCGCCTGATCTTCCACCTGCACTTGCCAGTTCGCCTGCTCGAGGAAAGCCAAGTCGATCGAGAAATTCCCATTACTATCCGGCCACGCCTCGCGCACGATGTCTTTTTCCGGCAGGGTCGAATGCACCAGGCGGATGGATATCTTGCCGGTCACCGGACGCTGCGGGCTGTCGATATGGCCGATCAGTTTGCCGGCCGCCGGATCGAAGCGCACATTCAATTTCAAGTGCAAATTCGCCGCTACACGGTCGCGCCGCAAGTCTTGGTTGATCGCCTTGCCCTGCTTGTAGTAGTCGTCTACCACCAGGGCATCCGGGCGACTTACCGCGAGCCAGGCGGTGAAGCAGCCTGCCACGACCACCAGGAACGGACCCAGCATCAGAAACCACGGCCAGCGGTTCGCATACCAGGGCGAACCATCGTCCGTCTTCAAACTCGGATCAGCGCTTTGCATCACAATCTCCTTGCATTTAACGCGGTACGAAAAATACCGCCTTTTCCTTCACTTCGACATCCGAACCGTCGGTCGACTCGACTTCGAACATGATCTTGTTCGAACCGGGTTGCCCCTTGCCGTGGGCGATCCGCACGCGCACCGGTACGGCCCGCGAACCGGTCGCGGGCAACGCCACTTCTTCCGCGCCCGCCAGAGCGATGGTCTCGATGCCGGAAACCTTGATCTTATACTTGTGCGGGAATTCGTCAGTGTTCATGATCTGCAGGCGATACACGTTCTCGATCATGCCGTCCTCCACCTCACGCCCCATCGCACCACGGTCGCGGATCACGTCCAGTTTGAGCGGCGTGCGTGTGAGCAGCGAACCCAGGAAGCCTGCCACGATCAGCACCAGGATGCCCGTATAGATGAGCACGCGCGGGCGCATCGTGCGCTGCCGGATCTGCTGCGGGGTGAAATGGTTTTTTAATGCGTTTTCGGTGGTATAGCGGATCAGCCCACGCGGCGAGCCGACCTTGTCCATTACCGAGTCGCAGGCGTCGACGCAGGCGGCGCAGCCGATGCAGTCGTACTGCAGGCCGTTGCGGATATCGATGCCGGTCGGACATACCTGCACGCACATCGAACAGTCGATGCAGTCGCCCAGGTTCGACTTGGCAGCCGACTTGCTGCGCGCGCCGCGCGGATCGCCGCGTTCCTTGTCATAGGTGACGGTGAGCGTGTCCTTGTCGAACATCGAGCTCTGGAAGCGCGCATACGGGCACATGTATTTGCATACCTGCTCGCGCATCCAGCCGGCATTGCCATAGGTGGCAAAGCCGTAAAACAAAACCCAGAACCATTCCCACGGGCCGAGGCCGAGGGTTTTCACTTCGCCCAGCAGTTCGTGCATAGGGGTGAAATAGCCGACGAAGGTAAAGCCGGTCCATAGCGCGATGGCGCCCCAGATCAGGTGCTTCGCCGATTTCTTGGCGACCTTTTCGGCCGTCCATGGCTGCTTGTCCAGCCGCATGCGAGCGCTGCGCGTCCCCTCGATCTTGCGCTCGACCCACATGAAGATTTCGGTATATACGGTCTGCGGACAGGAGAACCCGCACCATAGCCGTCCGGCGACGGCGGTAAACAGAAAGAGCGCATACGCGCAAATGATCAGCAGCAGCGCCAGATAGATGAAATCCTGCGGCCACAACACCACGCCGAAGATATAGAACTTACGCGCGCCAAGGTCGAACAGCACTGCCTGCCGACCGTTCCAGGAAAGCCACGGGAATCCATAGAACACCAGCTGGGTCAGCCATACGCAAATCCAGCGCCAATTGGCATACCAGCCCTTGACCTCGCGCGGATAGATTTCCTCGCGAGCGGCGTACATCTTGATCACCGATACCTTTGGAGCAGCGTCACTCATTACAGACTCACAACGATTGATTTTTTCGGGCTTCATACTAAGCGATTGAGCAGCCGGGACCGCGCTGCGGCGCATATCGTATCACTTACGAACGCACCTCGTGACGCGGTCAACGGCTGCTCTCTCTTTCTACTGCTAGGCGCCCTTACTTCTGCGCGACAGCGCCAGTGTCGTTGGACAGACTCCAGACATAAGCCGCCAGCAGATGGACCTTCGCTTCGCCCAAGAAGTCCTTGAACGCGGGCATGGTGTTGTCGCGGCCCTTGCGAATGGTCTCCATGATGGTGTCAGCGCTGCCGCCATACAACCAGATCTTGTCGGTCAGGTTGGCAGAACCGAGGGCCTGGTTGCCCTTGCCGTCAGCGCCGTGGCAGGCTGCGCAGGCGCCGAACTTCTCCTTGCCGAAGGCTGCCTTGATCGGATCATGCGCGGAACCGGACAGGCTCAGCACGTAGTGCGCGACATTCTCGACTTCCTTGTCGCCGCCGATCGCCGCCGCCATCGACGGCATCATGCCGTGACGACCGTTCATGATGGTGGTCTTGATCACGTCCGGCTCGCCGCCGTGGAGCCAGTCCTTGTCGGTGAGGTTCGGGAAGCCCTTGTTGCCGCGTGCATCGGAGCCGTGGCACTGTGCGCAGTAGGTCAGGAACAGGCGTTCGCCGATGGCATGCGCCTGCGGATCGGCGGCCACCGCCTTCAGGTCCTGCTGCTGGTACTTTGCGAAGATTGGGCCGAATTCGGCGTCCGCCTTCTTCAGCTCTTCCTCGTAAGCGCCGGTCGACTTCCAGCCCAGCTTGCCGGCGTACGTGCCCAGGCCCGGATACAGGAACAGGTAGGCAAGCGCAAACACGATGGTGATATAGAACAGCCACATCCACCAGCGCGGCATCGGGGTGTCCAGCTCCTGCAGGTTTTCATCCCAGCTATGGCCGGTGGTTTGCGTCACCTTGCCGTCCGGCCCCACCTCGACCTTGGCCTTGGATTGCGCCCAAAGCAAGATCGCGCAGCCGGCGATACCCAGCAGGGTCAGGAGCGCAATGTAGACGCTCCAAAAGCTATTTGTAAAATCAGACATGTTGTTTCTCCGCAGCTTGCGTATCGAATTCGTCGGCGAATGGCAGGTTGGCTGCCACTTCGAAGTCTGCGCGGCGACGCGCACTGTAGGCCCACAGGATGATCCCGATGAAGGTCAGGAAGCTCACCACCGTAAACAGGATGCGCGTATCCATGATCATTTGTTCGAATGTCATGATTACCTCGCCTTGATGAGGGTTCCCATGCCTTGCAGGTAGGCGACCAGCGCATCCTGCTCGGTCTTGTCGGCCAGAGCCTTCGGCGCTTCGGCAATCTCCTGGTCGGTATACGGCACGCCCAACCTCTTGAGAGCGCGCATCTTCGGACCGATATCTTCCGGATCCAACTTGGTCTTGGCCAGCCACGGATAGCCCGGCATGTTCGACTCGGGAACCACGTCGCGCGGATTGTTCAGGTGGGTGCGGTGCCACTCGTCGCTGTAGCGGCCGCCGACGCGCGCCAGGTCCGGACCGGTACGCTTGGAGCCCCACTGGAACGGGTGGTCATAAACGAACTCGCCGGCCACCGAGTAGTGGCCATAGCGCTCGGTCTCGGCGCGGAACGGGCGAATCATCTGCGAGTGGCAGTTGTAGCAGCCTTCGCGCAGGTAGATGTCGCGGCCGGCCAGGCGCAGCGGGGAGTACGGCTGCAGTCCCGCCACAGGCTCCGTCGTCGACTTCTGGAAGAACAGCGGCACGATCTCGACCAGGCCGCCGAAGCTCACCACGATCAGCACCAGCACAACCAGCAGGATCGGGCTCTTCTCAATCCATTCGTGTTTGAATTTCATTCGTAACTCCTCATTCTCAAGCGTGGGCCGCGACTGCCGGGATGCGTGCATTCACCGGTTGCGCGTCGCGCATCGTCATGACCGCGTTGTAAGCCATCATCACCATGCCGCTCAGGTACAGCAGGCCGCCGGTGAAGCGGATCACGTAATATGGGAAGGTTGCTTTCACGGCTTCCACGAAGGTGTAGGTCAGCGTGCCGTCAGCATTGACCGCGCGCCACATCAGACCTTGCATCACGCCGGCGATCCACATCGAAGCGATGTACAGCACGATGCCGATGGTCGCCACCCAGAAGTGCACTTCGATCAGGCGCTTGCTCCACATTTCGGTCTTGCCGAACAGGCGCGGCAGCAGGTAGTAGATCGAGCCCATGGTAATGAAGCCGACCCAGCCGAGGGCGCCAGCGTGCACGTGGCCGACGGTCCAGTCGGTGTAGTGCGACAGCGAATTGACGGTCTTGATGGACATCATCGGGCCTTCGAAGGTCGACATGCCGTAGAACGACAGCGAAACGATCAGGAACTTCAGGATCGGATCGGTGCGCAGCTTGTTCCAGGCGCCGGACAAGGTCATCATGCCGTTGATCATGCCGCCCCAAGACGGCGCCAGCAGGATCAGAGAGAACACCATGCCGATCGACTGGGTCCAGTCAGGCAGCGCGGTGTAATGCAGGTGGTGCGGACCCGCCCACATGTAGGTGAAGATCAGTGCCCAGAAGTGCACGATCGACAAACGATACGAATACACCGGCTTTTCGGCCTGCTTCGGAATGAAGTAGTACATCATGCCGAGGAAGCCCGCGGTCAGGAAGAAGCCCACCGCGTTGTGTCCATACCACCATTGCACCATCGCGTCCTGCACGCCGGCATAGGCCGAATAGGACTTGGTGAGCGATGCCGGCATCTCGGCGCTGTTGACGATGTGCAGCAGAGCCACGGCGAGGATGAAGCCGCCGTAGAACCAGTTGGCGACATAGATGTGCGGCACCTTGCGCTTCAAGAGCGTGCCGAAGAACACCAGCGCGTACGCTACCCAGACTAGCGCGATCAGGATGTCGATCGGCCATTCCAGTTCGGCGTACTCCTTGCCGGTGGTCATACCCAGCGGCAGCGTAATTGCGGCCGCAACGATGACGAGTTGCCAACCCCAGAAGGTGAAGGCTGACAGCGCATCGGAAAACAGGCGCACCTGGCAGGTACGCTGAACGACGTAGTAAGAAGTGGCGAACAGTGCGCAGCCGCCGAACGCAAAAATCACCGCATTGGTATGCAATGGGCGCAGGCGTCCGTAAGTGAGCCACGGTATGTCGAAATTAAGGGCGGGCCAGGCAAGCTGAGCGGCGATAAAAACGCCGACCAGCATGCCCACCACGCCCCACACTACAGTAGCGATCGCGAACTGCCTGACGACCTTGTAGTTGTAGTTGAGTGCTGTATCCACGTACGATCTCCCAGGGTTGGTAATACGATGTGGGGAGGGTACGGTTTTGGGTACTCAAAAACTTTGATTTGAGTCAAATTGATCCGAATCAAAAAACCGAGTGATTTACTCTGGCTTTTTCTCACTTTAGAGAATTTAATCTTGCCTGTCAGATGCTTTTTTTACATCACTTGCCTCGCGGGCGCCATCCGCCAAGCGCGTGTCGTCGGCGGCGCGATCGTCGTCAAGCACCACGCGCATTGCCGGCCCAACCATGTCGTCGAACTGCCCGCCGTCGGACATGCGCAGGAATACCCAGATCGCGATGAAAACCAGCACGACACTGAGCGGCACGAGGATGTAGAGAGCTTCCATGATGTCAATCCGTCTGGTTATGCTGACCGTTGGCGCGCCTGCGCCGCTCGCGCGCCCTGCTCGCCGCCGGCGCCGCGGCGCAGCCGCAAGGCATTCACCACCACCAGCGCGGAACTGAGCGACATGCCTATTCCCGACAGCCAAGGCGTAAGCAGGCCAAGCGCGGCGGCGGGGATCGCCAGCGCATTATAGAGAGTTGCCCACGCAAGATTCTGCCGTATCACCTTCATGGTCCGGGCAGCCGTCTGCGCCGCCTCCCGCACTGACGACAGCCGCCCCGACAGCAGCACCGTATCTGCGTGGGACTGCGCCAGCGCCGCACCGCTCCCCATCGCGAAGGATACGTCCGCGGCGCGCAGCACGGCGGCATCGTTGACGCCGTCTCCGACCATGGCCACCACGGAACCCTCGGCCTGCAGGCGTCGCACGAACTCGAGTTTCTGCTCCGGCAGGAATTCGCCATGGGCCGCGGGAATGCCAAGCTCCGCAGCGACGGCTTGGGCGACGCTGCGCTGGTCGCCGCTGAGCAGAACGACATGCTTGCCGATCGCTTTGAAATAATCGACCACCTCGCGCGCGTCGCCGCGTACGGCGTCGGCCAGTTCGAACCGCGCCAGCACGCCTTGTTCGGAGCCGAGATAGACCGCAGTCACGTTGCCGTCGTCATGTTCCGTGATCGTGGAATGCGTCAGCCCGGACACGAAGGCGGCGCGGCCAAGGCGAAGACGGATACTATCGACAACGCCTTCCAGCCCCTGACCTGCCGTGTACGCCACGTCGCGCGCCGCCTGCCGCCCTTCCAGCCGCCCGGCCGCCTCGACAATGGCCGCGCCTAGCGGATGCGCATTCGTGGCCTCGAGGGCCGCCGCGGCCAGCAGGCACCATGACTCGTTGATGGCACCGAACGTTTCGACATGCCGCAGCGCGGGCTTTCCGACTGTGAGCGTGCCGGTCTTGTCGAAAATGACATGCGTGGCGCGATGCAGGGTCTCCAGCACGTGCGGCTGCACCACCAGTACGCCCTGGCGCACCAGCCGGTCCGTGGCCGCCGCCAGCGCGCTGGGCATGGCCAGCGACAGCGCGCAGGGACACGATACCACCAGCACCGCGATCGCGATCGGCCATGCACGCGACGCATCCAGCCAGTGCCAGACGCCGAAAACGGCAACCGCAAACACCAGCAGGGCGCCGACGAACCATGCCGCCACCTTGTCCGCCCACAGCGCGAGTTGCGGCTTGCCCTGCCCTGCCCGCTCGATAAGCTTGACGAGCGTTGACAAGGTGCTCTCGCGCACCGGCTTGGCGACCTCTACCACGATGGCCTGCGTTGCATTGACCGCGCCGCCGGGCACGCTTTCACCCACGGATCGCCGCACCGGCTCGCTCTCGCCTGTCAGCAGCGACAAGTCCACCGCCGTCGCTCCCTCGACGATCACGCCGTCTGCCGCGATCGCCTCGCCCGGCCTGACCAGCAACAGATCGCCCTCGACCAGCTGGCCGGCGGGCACGATTTCGGTCTCTCGGCTGGAGGGCCATGCGGTCAGGCGCGCGGCCGAGGCAGGTAGGGCGCGCTGCAGCTTTTCCAGGGCCGACGCCGCCTTGCGCCGCGCCACCAGCTCCAGATAACGACTGCACAACAGCAGGAAAATGAACATCGTGACAGAGTCGAAATAGACCTCGTCCTGCCCGTGGATGGTGGCGACTACGCTGCCACCGAATGCCGCCGCGATACCGAGCGCCACCGGCACATCCATGCCAAGCGCGCGCGCCTTCAGGTTCGACCAGGCGCCTTTGAAGAAAGGCAGCGCGGAATAGAAAACGGCCGGCACCGTCAGCCACAGGCTGGCCCAGCGCATCAGGCTTGCCATGTCGGACTCCATCGTGCCGTCGGCGGCGAGGTAGGCCGGCACCGCGTACATCATCACCTGCATCATCGACAAGCCGGCGATGAACAGTTGCCGGAACAGGCGCTTGCCGTGACGCTGCAACTGCTCGCCGTGCCGGATCGGATCGAATGGATACGCGACATAGCCGAGCTCGCGCACCGCTTTCAGGATGTCGCTCGGCTTGCAATGCAACCGATCCCAGCGCACCTGCAGGCGCTCGGTAGCCACGTTGAGGTTCGCTTGCTGAACTCCAGGAACGCTACATAGCCGCCGCTCGATCAGCCATACACAAGCGGCGCAGCGAATGCCGTCGATCGAAAAAACGGCATCGCAGCAGTCCTGTGCGTCGTCGGCTTGCGCTACGAATCGTTCGATTGCCTCAGGATCGTCGTACAGGCGAAGTTCCGGGGGAACCAGCGAGGCCTGGTCGGCAGTCGGGGCAAAACCGCTGCGCGAGGCGTAATAGTCGGTGAGGCCGTTGTCGACGATGGTCTGTGCCACCGCCGCGCAGCCCGGACAGCACATCGGTCGCGACGCGCCATCGATCACCACATGCCAGCTTGCACCCATCGGCACCGGAAGGCCGCAATGGAAGCAGTCGACGGCGGCTGCGACGGAAGAATCGGATGCTGCGGCGTCGATGCGCGCCGCAGCCGGCAAGGTGGCGGTCATCAATGCGCTCCCTGGTGCGCCGCCGGTGTCACACAGAATGTGTCGAGCCAGCCAAGCGACAAGCCATTCACCGCCCGCACCAATCCGAGCAGGCCGAATGCAAGCACCAGCAGGCCGCTCGCGAGGCGCACCCTGCGCTGCCGGGTCCATGACTGCAGGCGGGTGCCGAGCAGTCCCATGGTCAGCAACACCGGCAAAGTGCCGAGCCCGAACGCGAACATCACCGCCGCGCCCGATGTAGCGGAACCGCTCAGCATCGCGGTCAGCAGTACGCTGTACACCATGCCGCACGGGACCCAGCCCCACAGGGCTCCCAGAACGAACGCTTTCGGCACGCTGTCCATGGGAAGAAAATGCTTAATGAGCGGCTGCACGCGCCGCCAGACCACCTGCCCCGCGGACTCCAGCCGCGCCAGTCCGCGCCAGGCATCCATCAGGTATAGGCCAAGGGCCACCAGCATCAGGTTGGCGGCCCAGTAGCCGCCGATCTGCAGGGATGAGACGAAAGACAGGGTGCGTGCGCCCTGCGCGACACCGCCGGCGATGGCGCCGGCGATCATGTAACTGGTGATGCGGCCGCCGTTATAGGCAGCGACGCGCAACACGTTGTCGAAGACGGCGATCTGGGGCTGCGCCACCGCGGCAGTGTTCACCGCCACCGGGAAGGGCCGCTTGCTGCGCGATGCGACCGACAATGCCCCAACGATGCCCCCGCACATGCCGACGCAATGCACCCCGCCCAGCAAGCCAATCAGAAAAACGGAAATGAGGTGCAGGTCGGTCACTTTTAAATGGTTTTCGAATACTTCAGTCGTTCCAGCTTGGCCTCGCGCGGCGAATTCAGGTAGCGGTCGAACACCATGCAGATGTTACGGATCAGCAGGCGCCCCTTCGGCGTCACGGTGAGCCATTCACTGTCGATCTTCAGCAATCCATCCGCTTCAAGCGCATGCAGCTTCTCCAGCTCGGCCGCGAAATAGTTCGCGAACGTGATCGGATAGGCCATCTCCAGCGACTTGATGGACAATTCGAAATTACACATCAACATCTGGATGATGATGCGGCGCAGGAGATCGTCCACGCTGAGTTTGATGCCGCGCGCAATAGGCAGTTCACCCTGCTCGATGCGCTCGTAATACGCCTCCAGCGTCTTTTCATTCTGGCTATAGCTCGACCCGACCGCGCTGATGGCAGACACGCCGCAGGACACCATTTCCGCTTCCGCGTGGGTCGAATACCCCTGGAAGTTGCGGTGCAGGCGGCCCTGGCGCTGCGCGACGGCGAGGTCATCGTCCGGCTTGGCAAAATGATCCATGCCGATATATACATAGCCGGCGTCGGTCAGGCGCTTGATGCATAGCGAAAGCATGTCGAGCTTGGTCTCTCCGCTCGGCAGGTCCTCTTCCGCGATGCGACGCTGCGACTTGAACAAGGCCGGCATGTGCGCGTAATTGTAAATCGAAATGCGATCCGGGTTGGCCGCGACCACCTTGGTCAGGGTCTGCCCCATCGTGATCAGGTTCTGCTTCGGCAGGCCGTAGATCAGGTCGATGGAAATCGAGCGGAAACCGGCATCGCGCGCCGCCTGCATCACGCCGAGCGTGAGGTCTTCCGGCTGGATGCGGTTGACCGCCTTCTGCACTTCGGGGTCGAAATCCTGCACGCCGAAGCTGATGCGGTTGAAGCCTTGCGCCCGCAACGTGTGCACGCGCTCCGGCGACACGGTGCGAGGATCGATCTCGATCGAATACTCGCCCGCGTCATCGGTGGCGAAACGGAACCACTTGCGCATGTGCGCGAGCAGGTCGGCCATTTGCGCATCGTTGAGATAAGTCGGCGTGCCGCCGCCGAAATGCAGCTGCTCGACCTGGTTCATCTCGGCGAACAGCTTGCCCTGCATTTCTATCTCGCGCTTCAGGTAGGTCAGGTAGATTTCGGCCTTGCTGCGATTCTTGGTGATGATCTTATTGCACGCGCAGTAGTAGCACAGCTTGTCGCAGAACGGGATATGGATATACAACGACAAGGGATTGCGTGCCCCCATCGCCCTTACGCTGTTGACGGCCTGCAGATAATCGCCCATGCCGAACTGGTCCGTGAAGCGGTCGGCAGTCGGATACGAGGTGTAGCGAGGGCCTTGCTGGCTGAGCTTGCGAATCAGCGCTGCATCGAATTGGACTGCCGAGACGTGGGATGCGTGGGCGGCGGGAACAGCCATCATTATTAACTCCTGGGGTCGTTGTTCCGGGTCCGGAACGCTTTACGACTGCGGTGCAGTGTACGAATCGGGCCAAACAGGGGCCTTGATCCAAGTCAAAAATGCCGGAACTGGTTAGTGTAGGCAAAATGCCATCATGGCGCAGGAACAGCGCGGCGCGCATGAGCGGCGCCAGAGCCGCAAATCAGCGCCGGCGTGCGCCGCTCATCACGATCATGCGCGCCGCGCTGGGCGCTATTTCTTATTTTTGCGTCAGCCTTCCCGGCCGTCGATGCGCGGGCTGACGAGGTAACGCCCGTAGACCGCGACGTAGAGCAGGAATGCCGCAGCCCAGCTGACGGCGGCGCAGGCGAGCGCATGGTCGCGCCAGGCAGATGTGCTGACCGCCGCGACGAAACGTGCGATCACGCCAAGCTGCACCAGCGCGTACATAGCCAGTTCGGCATACCCCGCCTTCAACGGTCTCCCGGTATGCCCCAGCGCCGTGCGCGTGATCATGCCGATGATCAAGCCGGCCATTGAGCCGACGGCGAGAATATGGAAGGCCGTGCTGGCGGAGACGATCTGCAGGGATGCGGCCGCCAGGGCGAAGAAGCCGAGCGGAATCCACGCATACGAGACATGCAGTATCCATAACAGAGGATTGCTCAAGGTCGCTGGCAGCTTCCATCCCGCCAGCCTCACCGCTTGGCTGCAGGCTGCGGCAAATGCCAGCGAGGCGCTGAATGGAGGCAGGATGCGCACGATCCATGCCACGCAGGCAAGCGCCGTGAGCGTCAGGCAGATCTTGTCCAGCTTCGGGTTCGTGACCGTCCTGACGCCAGTCGCATTGGTAGTAAAGCCGGGAATGACGCGCCCGCCGATGACCGACTCGATCATCACGATCATCAGGATGGCCGCATGGATCGGAGATACGGAAGAAATGCCGATCCAGCCCAGTCGCGCAGCGTGAAACAGCACGTTTGCCAGCGTGAGCAGGCTCAACAACAGGACCAGGAACATGTTGCGCTTGTTGCCGGATCGCTTCAGCACGCTATAGATCGGCCATGCGGCGAAAGGCAGGAACAGCACATCAATCAGGGCTGCCAGCACCGGCGGCGCGGCGACCATCGCCACGCGCCCCGCCAGCCAGAGGCCAGCCAGCGCGGCGAGATGCTTGCCGCGCGGCGTCCACAATCCGGTCCAGTTGCGCCCGGCGGTGAATACGAATCCGATAATTACCGCAATCGCAAACCCGAATACCATTTCGTGCATGTGCCAGCTCACATCCACGTTGGTCAATGCTTGGCCCCAACCGAAGTAGCGCGCGACCCACACCGGGACGCTGATCGCTGCAAACGCAGCGGCCAGCAGGTAGAAGGGACGAAAGCCGAGGCGGAACAATGGATGCCCTCCGCCCGCCTGTCCCGCCTTGCCCGGCACGCGCGGCTCATCAATGATCATTAGCGCCATTTTTCACCCCACAAAGATTCATTTTGAATGAATCTTATATCGCAACGCCACCGAACGCAATGCTGTATTCACATCTTTCCGGAAACAACCAGCAATTCGGCCAAGCGCACGACTTAGCGCATCGTCTAGGAAGCGTCCCCGGAGCCCTCCGCCCTCAGCCTCAGGCGCAATCCGATCGTATCGCTGCCGCCTCCGGGGCAGGTGACAAAACCGAATTTCTTGGCGAGCATGAGCAAGCCGTGGTTATGGCTGATCGTTTCTCCCACGATTTCATGGGTGCCGCGCGCACGGCAATAGGCGAT is a window from the Noviherbaspirillum sp. UKPF54 genome containing:
- the ccoS gene encoding cbb3-type cytochrome oxidase assembly protein CcoS, coding for MEALYILVPLSVVLVFIAIWVFLRMSDGGQFDDMVGPAMRVVLDDDRAADDTRLADGAREASDVKKASDRQD
- a CDS encoding FixH family protein, which produces MQSADPSLKTDDGSPWYANRWPWFLMLGPFLVVVAGCFTAWLAVSRPDALVVDDYYKQGKAINQDLRRDRVAANLHLKLNVRFDPAAGKLIGHIDSPQRPVTGKISIRLVHSTLPEKDIVREAWPDSNGNFSIDLAFLEQANWQVQVEDQARDWRLTGVWTWPKQHDVVLSPDLAPAEG
- the ccoG gene encoding cytochrome c oxidase accessory protein CcoG, yielding MSDAAPKVSVIKMYAAREEIYPREVKGWYANWRWICVWLTQLVFYGFPWLSWNGRQAVLFDLGARKFYIFGVVLWPQDFIYLALLLIICAYALFLFTAVAGRLWCGFSCPQTVYTEIFMWVERKIEGTRSARMRLDKQPWTAEKVAKKSAKHLIWGAIALWTGFTFVGYFTPMHELLGEVKTLGLGPWEWFWVLFYGFATYGNAGWMREQVCKYMCPYARFQSSMFDKDTLTVTYDKERGDPRGARSKSAAKSNLGDCIDCSMCVQVCPTGIDIRNGLQYDCIGCAACVDACDSVMDKVGSPRGLIRYTTENALKNHFTPQQIRQRTMRPRVLIYTGILVLIVAGFLGSLLTRTPLKLDVIRDRGAMGREVEDGMIENVYRLQIMNTDEFPHKYKIKVSGIETIALAGAEEVALPATGSRAVPVRVRIAHGKGQPGSNKIMFEVESTDGSDVEVKEKAVFFVPR
- the ccoN gene encoding cytochrome-c oxidase, cbb3-type subunit I; its protein translation is MDTALNYNYKVVRQFAIATVVWGVVGMLVGVFIAAQLAWPALNFDIPWLTYGRLRPLHTNAVIFAFGGCALFATSYYVVQRTCQVRLFSDALSAFTFWGWQLVIVAAAITLPLGMTTGKEYAELEWPIDILIALVWVAYALVFFGTLLKRKVPHIYVANWFYGGFILAVALLHIVNSAEMPASLTKSYSAYAGVQDAMVQWWYGHNAVGFFLTAGFLGMMYYFIPKQAEKPVYSYRLSIVHFWALIFTYMWAGPHHLHYTALPDWTQSIGMVFSLILLAPSWGGMINGMMTLSGAWNKLRTDPILKFLIVSLSFYGMSTFEGPMMSIKTVNSLSHYTDWTVGHVHAGALGWVGFITMGSIYYLLPRLFGKTEMWSKRLIEVHFWVATIGIVLYIASMWIAGVMQGLMWRAVNADGTLTYTFVEAVKATFPYYVIRFTGGLLYLSGMVMMAYNAVMTMRDAQPVNARIPAVAAHA
- the fnr gene encoding fumarate/nitrate reduction transcriptional regulator Fnr, yielding MHQLCLPTGLGSTEMDKLEKIIGRRRRIPRDGHLYRVGDPFTNLYAIRLGHFKTHQINPSGDQQITGFQMAGELLGMDAISTDRHHCNAVALEDSEVCEIPFARLESLFAEIPTLLHHFHRMMSQEITREQSVMLLLGNMRAEQRFAAFLSNLSSRYSARGYSSTSFQLRMTREEIGNYLGLTIESISRLLSKFKKRGWIKVSNRELELLEPNTLKAVAAGTLSCA
- the ccoO gene encoding cytochrome-c oxidase, cbb3-type subunit II, with translation MKFKHEWIEKSPILLVVLVLIVVSFGGLVEIVPLFFQKSTTEPVAGLQPYSPLRLAGRDIYLREGCYNCHSQMIRPFRAETERYGHYSVAGEFVYDHPFQWGSKRTGPDLARVGGRYSDEWHRTHLNNPRDVVPESNMPGYPWLAKTKLDPEDIGPKMRALKRLGVPYTDQEIAEAPKALADKTEQDALVAYLQGMGTLIKAR
- a CDS encoding cbb3-type cytochrome c oxidase subunit 3; its protein translation is MTFEQMIMDTRILFTVVSFLTFIGIILWAYSARRRADFEVAANLPFADEFDTQAAEKQHV
- the ccoP gene encoding cytochrome-c oxidase, cbb3-type subunit III, coding for MSDFTNSFWSVYIALLTLLGIAGCAILLWAQSKAKVEVGPDGKVTQTTGHSWDENLQELDTPMPRWWMWLFYITIVFALAYLFLYPGLGTYAGKLGWKSTGAYEEELKKADAEFGPIFAKYQQQDLKAVAADPQAHAIGERLFLTYCAQCHGSDARGNKGFPNLTDKDWLHGGEPDVIKTTIMNGRHGMMPSMAAAIGGDKEVENVAHYVLSLSGSAHDPIKAAFGKEKFGACAACHGADGKGNQALGSANLTDKIWLYGGSADTIMETIRKGRDNTMPAFKDFLGEAKVHLLAAYVWSLSNDTGAVAQK